CCACCCTCCCAGTTCGGTCCCGTCGGCTTCCGGTAGGAGTCCATTTCACGGTCGAATCCACCACCCTGGTCATCGGGGAAGTTCCGACGACCGCCGCGCTCCATGCCGCCGCGACCGCCCCGGAACGGGCCGCCACGTCCGCGGTTGAAGCGGCCTCCGCCACCGCGATCCATCCAGGCCGGAGGTGGTCCACCGTCGTACCGGTCGCCACCCCGGTAGCCGGAACGGAAGTCATGCCCGTGATGGCTTGGCGGTGGCTCGTGATGGCCGTGCAGGGGACTGCGCTCGCGACGATCCCGGGAGGGTGGCGGCGCCGGGGGACTTCCTCGTCCGCCGCCGCCCATTGGAGGTGAGTTCCGACGGCGAGGAGCTGCGCCGCGCTCTTCCTGGTGGTGGTACTCTTCCCGATGGCTGCCCCGCGAGGAACGGTGATCCCGGTGGGCGCGATCCCGGCTGTTGGAGGGGATTTGAGATTAGAACGTGGAAGCAGCGAGGAAATTTGGATTCTTACCCGGAAAACTCTTCGTACCGATCGCCGCCGCCTCCCCGATGTTGATATCCCGACGACCCGTGACGACCACCGTCGAAGCCACCACCCCTTTCGTCATGCTGCTCGAACCGTCCACCTCTCCTTGCCTGACCGGGCGATGGCTTGCGGAAGTTGCGCTCCTCCTCGAACCGATCTCCACCTCGTCTGTCCCAGCTGCGTTCCTGCGGTGGCATCGGCGGTGAAACCGGCCGACGCTCGTCCCCGTATCCGCGAGGACCTCCGGCACGCGGCTCCCGCTCCGGCCCCCTTCCCTGATGCAACGACTTGCCCCGCTGATAGTCATCGGCCCCCCGGCGGGAAGATGTCCCGCGGGCAGGAGAACCACGCACCGGAGGAGGCGGAGACCGCGGGGCCTTACCCCGGTACTCATCGTACTGGGGAACGCGCGGTGAAGGTGACCGCTTCCGGTGCCCCCGATAGTCCCCGCCGTCCGCCGGGCTGTCCCACTTTGACGAGGGATGCTTCGGAACCGGTTCCCTCCGCGAATCCCGCGAATGAATCGACGACTCGTAGTGTCGCGCCTTGACGTAATCATCCGACGAGGTCGTACGGTGCCTCCTGGCCACCACCTCCTCCACCACTTCCATCTCGTCCTCCTCCACGATCTCAACCCGCTTCTCGTCGTCGGAATCCGCCCGGCTCTTATGCTTCTTGTGTTTCTTCACCTTCTTCACCTTCTTATGTTTCTTGTGCTTCTTCTTCGCCGAGGACGACTCCTCCTCCCCATCACTCCCGGAGTCCCCGTCCGAGCCGGAACTGACGTGCTTCTTCTTGTGCTTgcggccaccgccgccgccccCACTTTTCTTACTCTTCCGGCTGCGCCGCTTCACCTCCACGTCCTCCGAGCTCGAACTGTCCGACGATTCCGAGGCATCCGACGAGCTCGAGCTGGAGCTGCTCTCGTACTTTTTCTTCGACTTGCCCATCCTGCCGCGACGGAATCGATCGAATCCTGTGCGGACGAACCCACGAACAGAAAAAGCTAGGTTAGCAAAGCTGACAAATTTTAAGCTAGTGAAATTCAACGAAACGCACTTACCTTCACTCAAATTTCTGCGCGATCCTCAACAACAACCTGTAAACTTCGCGGTGAGAAATATCTAACCACCGTACAATCCGGATTTCCGACCGGAATCAGCGGAATCGTTTACGCCTCTGGGTcgcgtaaaaaatattttctgtctAATGGCGGCTGGTTGCTtcgtcaaactgtcaaaaatgctACCGCTGGGGGAGCGATTTGCGGAAGGTTTGAGGTCGCGATTCTACTTCAGAGAGATGTGAGCTGTCGTAAGTTGGAGAGGTTTTTTATTCGAGGGTTACGACATTGAATATGAAAAATCGAGCACTTTcactgcaaatatttatttagccTATCTAGAACTTAATTTGGTAAAAAAACCCTTCTGACCAGTATGGAAACTCtcaaaaactgtttaaaaactttgcaaaccaaaaaaattcctcaaaaattcttaaattttgaagttttttttgtgaaatttttactgTTGTCTTAAGGCTGTCTTGGGCTGtctagtcattttggtcattttggtcattttggtactttggtcattttgataaactttgtcattttggtaattttagttaatttcttcatttggtaattttcgtggttttggtcatttttgtgattttgttcattttcgcaattttcttcatttttgccattttgttcattttcatctttatggtaattttcgtcatttaggtcattttgatcatattgactattttggtagttttggtcattttgatcattttcatcaatttggtcattttggccattttggtcattttggtcattttggtcattttcgtcattttggtcattttggtattttggtcattttggtcattttcgtcattttggtcattttgatcattttggtcattttcgtcattttagtaattttcgtcatttgcatcatttaaatcattttcatcattttcatcattttaatcattttaatcattttggtcattttagtcattttcgcaattttcgtaatttttgccatgttggtcatttttaacactttggtaatatttttttattttgatcatttttgtaattttcgtcattttagtcattttgataattttggccaGTTTCGCCATTTTGGTCAGTttcgccattttggtcattttagttattttggtcattttcgtcattttcgt
This is a stretch of genomic DNA from Culex pipiens pallens isolate TS chromosome 1, TS_CPP_V2, whole genome shotgun sequence. It encodes these proteins:
- the LOC120431218 gene encoding RNA-binding motif protein, X-linked-like-3; its protein translation is MGKSKKKYESSSSSSSSDASESSDSSSSEDVEVKRRSRKSKKSGGGGGGRKHKKKHVSSGSDGDSGSDGEEESSSAKKKHKKHKKVKKVKKHKKHKSRADSDDEKRVEIVEEDEMEVVEEVVARRHRTTSSDDYVKARHYESSIHSRDSRREPVPKHPSSKWDSPADGGDYRGHRKRSPSPRVPQYDEYRGKAPRSPPPPVRGSPARGTSSRRGADDYQRGKSLHQGRGPEREPRAGGPRGYGDERRPVSPPMPPQERSWDRRGGDRFEEERNFRKPSPGQARRGGRFEQHDERGGGFDGGRHGSSGYQHRGGGGDRYEEFSGRDRAHRDHRSSRGSHREEYHHQEERGAAPRRRNSPPMGGGGRGSPPAPPPSRDRRERSPLHGHHEPPPSHHGHDFRSGYRGGDRYDGGPPPAWMDRGGGGRFNRGRGGPFRGGRGGMERGGRRNFPDDQGGGFDREMDSYRKPTGPNWEGGERRERGGPRSPRGRSPSRSKSRERNGNRSRGGRISSPAPPVKVERSRSGEAPLAQRRGKFPRKEEKEDDGADYEWGGGKRKQPKREPGRGGESEESDNNKDKEEEEPVEKEKPNFALSGKLTEEVNKVNGVVIKYAEPAESRKPKRRWRLYPFKGEQALPTLYIHRQSCYLIGRDRKVCDLPIDHPSCSKQHAALQYRLVPYEREDGTSGKRVRPYIIDLESANGTFVNNKKVDTKKYIELLEKDVLKFGFSSREYVLLHENSKEDEEDDDVVEDKPPAPAGGGASNGGARGKRDQSE